Part of the Planctomycetota bacterium genome is shown below.
CGGCACCGTCCCCGCGAGCCAGTTGGCCTTCTCGACACCGCCCGGCGCCCGGGCCAGCAGGTCGGCCATCCGCGCCCTTGTCACCTCGGTGGGCGTATCCGGATCGCTCGCGGCCATCGGCTCAATCAAGGTCGCGGTCGGCGGGGCAAGCACCAACTCGCGGTCCACCAACGGCTCGGTCGGCCACCTCAGCGTGGAGCGCGACGCGAACAATCGGTGGAGCAAACCCATCGGCCGATCCTACGAGCTTGGCGGAGACGTTCGAGGCGATTTCGCACGGCATCCACCTGGCGCTACTCGCCCTTGGTGAACAGTCGCAACTGATTCGGGTTGGCGATATCGCCGTATCCGTCGGGCGAATCGCTCTCGACGTAGCTTTGGTGCAGCGTGACCGCTTTGCCCTTCTTGCCGCGGATGCGGATGTTGAGCATCTCCAGCGTGAAGGCGAACGCCATTGCGAAGTAAATGTAGCCCTTGGGCACATGCACCTCGAACGCCTCGACCAACAGCATCACGCCGATGAGAATCAAGAACGCCAGAGCGAGTAGCTTCATCGATGGATGCTTCTCGACGAATCGGCTGATCGGCTGCGCGAACGTGATCATGACGATCACCGCGATGACGACGGCGATGACCATGACCTCGATATGCTGCGCGATACCGACGGCGGTGATGACACTGTCGACGCTGAACACCGCGTCGAGCAAGAGGATTTGAACGATGATCGCACCGAAGCTCGCCACGGCCTTGCCGGCCGACGGACCGTGGGCATGGCCTTCGAGTTTATCGTGAATCTCGAACGACGCCTTGCCGACGAGGAACGCGCCGCCGAGGAACAGGATCAGCTCCTTGCCGGTGATCCCAAGCGGTCCGTGCGGCGTTGCGTGAGCCGTGTCGGCTGCGCCGTTGAAGAGCTTGCCGAACACATCGGCCAGAAACTCCGGCATCGGGATCGTGAACAGCGCGGTCTTGTCGAGCGACAGCACCCATGTCGCAGCGAACAGCAACGCGATCCGCATGAGCATCGCGAGACCGAGCCCGATGTACCACGCCTTCTTTCGCTGGCTCTCGGGCAGCTTGCCGGTGAGGATTGCGATGAACACGACGTTGTCGATCCCGAGCACGACTTCCAGCAACGTCAGTGTCAGCAGCGACACCAGCGCGGCGGTGGAAAAAAGCTCGTAGGACCCGGCAACGGTTTCCGAGGCGGCAAGCAGTTCGAACACGGTTTGGTTGTACCCGGCACCGCGTCAACTGCAAACGACGCCGAAAACCACAACGCAAGGAAGCCGCGGTTTAATCAACCGCGGCTTCCTCGGGAAATGCAATGAACTTACTGCCCGATGATGATCTGTTTGGCTTGTTCGGCCGGCAGGTTCAGGGCACCGTACGCCTTCGCGGCCGCGGTGCGAACTTCGAGGTTGGGCTCGGAAACGACCGTACCACGCAGGGCGTTGACGGCGTCACCGCTGAGCTTGTTGCCGAAGTTGCGGGCATTCTTGGCCAGTGCTTCGTAGAGGCCTGACCGAACGTCCGCGTCCGCGCCGGTCTCGCCGGCACTGCTGGCGAGGGCGAGTTGCGCGTCGGCGTCGTCGAGGCCACCGAGCACATCCGCGGCGAGCAGCACGACGGCCTCACGCTCGTCATCAAGCGCGTCGAGCAGTGGCCCCTTGGCCGGGGCGAGGTTGAAGACGTTCGATTGCGATTCAGAGATGTCCTTGAGCAGTTCGCCGGCGCGGAGGCTGTACTCGGTGGCCAGTTGCTCGTCGAGCGGCAACGAGCCGGCTGCGGCGCGGCCTTCCTCGATCGCCGCCGCGAGGCCTGCTCCGCCCTCGGCGGTCGTCGTTGTCATCAGCGGGTTGTCCTCGGCATCGGCCGCGTAGCTCGACTGCGGATTGGCGAGGATGATGCGGGCACTGCCGGCAGTCTTGTCGCTGGCGTTGAGGAAGGTCAGCAGGCGGTCGATCTCGCCAGCCGGAATGTTGACGTCATCCACGGCCAGCACGGCATCCACGGCCGCGAGGCCCTGCGCCGTTTGCACCGCTTCGCTCGCGCTGGTCACGCCGGCAACCTGATAGCCCTGACCACGCAAGTCCTCGGCCATCGCGTTGACCATGTCACGATTGGGGCCGAGTACCACCAACTGGGGCTGGCCCGTCTGGCTCAACGCTTCGCCCAGGAGCGGAACGACCTGTGAACTGTTCTCGAAATCGCTGCTCGGAAGCGCGCCCGCAAGTGCCATGGCGGCTTCGAAGCGAACACGGCGGTCGGGGTAGCTCATCGCATCGATCAGCGGGGCCGATTCGGCCGAGCCGGACAATGCCGTGTCGCCGAGCGTCGACTGGAGCGACTCGATCGCGGACAGCGCGACCGCCGGTTTCTTGTCGGCCAACGCACGGGCGAGTGCCCGGCTGGTGTACTTCGAGCCAGCGGTGACGCCGTAGTACTGGACGCCGGGATCATCGGCCGGGCGGGAGGCGTCGGTGCCGTCACCGAGTTCGGCGGCCCGCTTGTAGTTCGCCGCGATCCACAACGAGAGCGCGTCGTCCATGGACTTACCGGCTTCGAGTGCCGACGCCGAAGCACGCATCGCCATGATCTCGTTGAAGATCACCGGCGGCACGCGCTCAGCCGACAAACGGTTGTCGGTGTAACTCCAGACAAACGCCTCGGGGTAACGGCTGTCGGCGGTGATGCTGGAACGGTCGTAGTAGAGCCGCTCGGCGAGTTGGTAGAAGAGATCGCCGGCCGAGCCGGACACGCCGAGCTCGGCGAGGGCTTCGTTGGCGGCTTCCTTGGCCGAGGGGGCGGCGTCGGATTCGGCCACCGCTTTGAGATACGGCGCGGCGTCGCCGTAGCCGATGTCACCCAACGCACTCACGACATCAGTCAGAAGGTTCGCATCATCGGTCTGCGTCGCGGCGACCAGCGGGTTGAGCACGAGCCGACCCATGTCACGCAACGCACGGCGGATCGGATTGTGAAACTCGCTGCGGTCAGGATCGCCGAGGTACTGGAGCATCAGCGGCACCGCGAGCTCGCCGGAGGTCCGCAGGTTCTGCAGGCCGTTGCGGTAACCGAACTCGTTGACGGCGAGCCGCTCGATCTGCCGACGAATCTCGGCCGGATCGGAAGCGACCGCCTGCCGGCCTTCGTTGATGACCTCGACAAGTCGGCTGGTCACGTCGACCATCTCCGCATCGTCGACGCCCTGCCAGACGGCAAGCCACTGGTCGAGCTGATCGCCACGAGCGGCGGCGGCATCGCGGAAAGCCTTGAGCACGGCCGCCGGCTCACCGCCCATGTCGAGAACTGCGGTGCCCTTGGCGACGGCAAGGTCGTAGCGGCCGAGCTTGCCGAAGTGGAAGAAGTCTTCGACGCCCTGAGCGAGTTCTTCGCTGGGCTCGGCCATGGCCGGACCGTCCTGCGCGAAGGCGGGCGCGGCGTAAGCAACGGGCATGGCAAGGGCCACGGCAAGGGCGGCACGACGCAACAACGGGGATACTTCGGTTCGATTCATGGGATCAGGCCTCCGCGGACGCGGGAATGGGGTGGGCAATGCATCATCGACCGGGAGGCGTCCGTGTCAAGAAAGCCGGACGAAACACACCGACGGCCGATCCACACCACCCGTGGTGCACCATCGGTCGGGCGGGACTACCATCGCCACCCATGGACGCAGAAACCCGTGCACAGCTGGAACGCAACTCGCTGGCGATGGCCTTGGCCGAGACGCCGGCATTTCTGGCCCGCCACGGCACCAAAATTCTCATCGGGCTCTGCGTCCTGCTGCTGATCATCACGCTCGTCCAACGCCGCAACCGTGCGGCGAGTTCCCAGGCACAGAATCAGGTGATCTACCTGAGCAACGCCCGCGAGATGGTCCAACGCCTCACCCGGCTGCCGGATATCGTCGTCGATGACAACGATCGCACCAACCGTGTCGCGATGGCCACCGACGCCGTCACCGCGTTGGACGCGCTCCGGGACGACGGCGACGACGCCGCGAAAATCGAGGCATTGCTCATCCGGGGTGATCTGTACCGACAGCTCAGCCGTCAGCCCAAGCTCGGCGACGCGTTCAACGAGCCGGCGGTGTACGGCGAGTTGGCCATCCAGTCCTACCTCGCCGTCCTTGCCGACGCCGGTTCCGAGACGGGCCCACAAGCCCAGCAGCGGATCTCAGCCCGCATGGGACTCGCTGCCGCGTATGAAGATGCCGGCATGCTCGACAAAGCCGACGAGCAGTACGCCGCCATCCAGGAAGAGTCCGCCGCGACGGGTTATCAGCGGCTCATCGCCGAGCAGCGCGTGGAGATGAACGCCGAACTGACCGGCGGCCGCCCGATGCCCGCGCCCAACTTCCTGAGCCCGACCACGCAGCCGGCCGAAGTCGACGAGCCAATGCTCGGCGAGTTCGGCATGCCGGACGAGTAACATCCGGCCCGTGAGCCACGCCGAAGACATCCCGGACGACAACGACAGCCCGGTCGATGACGAGGACTATGCCGCCCCGCGGGAGTTCGAATGGCGTGTCGGCAAGGATCTCGACCGCCGACTCGATCAGTACATCGTCGACCGCGTCGGTTACCTGAGCCGGGCAGAGGTTCAGCGTTGTTTCAAGGAAGGCTGCGTCACGATCAACGGCCGAAAGGCCAAGGCGTCGAACCACGCCAAGGACGGCGACATGGTCCGCATGACCGCCCCGCCGCCGAAAGTTTCCCAGCTACGCCCCGAGCCGATCCCGCTCGATGTCGTCTACGAAGACGATCATATGATGGCCCTCAACAAGCAGGCGGACCTGATCATCCACCCCGCCCGCGGCGTCTGGACCGGAACCCTCGTCAACGGCCTGCTCCATTACGGCAAGCGCTGGTCTCACGTCAACGGCGAACGCCGGCCGGGCATCCTGCACCGCCTCGACCGACACACCACCGGCATCATCCTCGTCGCCAAGTCTGACGAGGCCCACTGGCGGCTCGCCCGACAGTTCGAACGCCGCACGATGCAGAAGACCTACCGCGCCATCGTCCACGGCATCCCGCAGCTCAAGGCCGACGTCATCGACAAGCCGATCGGCAAGGACAACACCGTCCGCGAGCGGCAGGCGATCGTCTCGGAGAAAAACGGCGGCAAGCCGGCAACGACGACCTACCAAGTCGAAGCCACCCTCGACGCCAAGTCCGACGATGTGACTTGGAGCTTCGGCGACCA
Proteins encoded:
- a CDS encoding HEAT repeat domain-containing protein gives rise to the protein MNRTEVSPLLRRAALAVALAMPVAYAAPAFAQDGPAMAEPSEELAQGVEDFFHFGKLGRYDLAVAKGTAVLDMGGEPAAVLKAFRDAAAARGDQLDQWLAVWQGVDDAEMVDVTSRLVEVINEGRQAVASDPAEIRRQIERLAVNEFGYRNGLQNLRTSGELAVPLMLQYLGDPDRSEFHNPIRRALRDMGRLVLNPLVAATQTDDANLLTDVVSALGDIGYGDAAPYLKAVAESDAAPSAKEAANEALAELGVSGSAGDLFYQLAERLYYDRSSITADSRYPEAFVWSYTDNRLSAERVPPVIFNEIMAMRASASALEAGKSMDDALSLWIAANYKRAAELGDGTDASRPADDPGVQYYGVTAGSKYTSRALARALADKKPAVALSAIESLQSTLGDTALSGSAESAPLIDAMSYPDRRVRFEAAMALAGALPSSDFENSSQVVPLLGEALSQTGQPQLVVLGPNRDMVNAMAEDLRGQGYQVAGVTSASEAVQTAQGLAAVDAVLAVDDVNIPAGEIDRLLTFLNASDKTAGSARIILANPQSSYAADAEDNPLMTTTTAEGGAGLAAAIEEGRAAAGSLPLDEQLATEYSLRAGELLKDISESQSNVFNLAPAKGPLLDALDDEREAVVLLAADVLGGLDDADAQLALASSAGETGADADVRSGLYEALAKNARNFGNKLSGDAVNALRGTVVSEPNLEVRTAAAKAYGALNLPAEQAKQIIIGQ
- a CDS encoding TerC family protein, whose product is MFELLAASETVAGSYELFSTAALVSLLTLTLLEVVLGIDNVVFIAILTGKLPESQRKKAWYIGLGLAMLMRIALLFAATWVLSLDKTALFTIPMPEFLADVFGKLFNGAADTAHATPHGPLGITGKELILFLGGAFLVGKASFEIHDKLEGHAHGPSAGKAVASFGAIIVQILLLDAVFSVDSVITAVGIAQHIEVMVIAVVIAVIVMITFAQPISRFVEKHPSMKLLALAFLILIGVMLLVEAFEVHVPKGYIYFAMAFAFTLEMLNIRIRGKKGKAVTLHQSYVESDSPDGYGDIANPNQLRLFTKGE
- a CDS encoding RluA family pseudouridine synthase — translated: MSHAEDIPDDNDSPVDDEDYAAPREFEWRVGKDLDRRLDQYIVDRVGYLSRAEVQRCFKEGCVTINGRKAKASNHAKDGDMVRMTAPPPKVSQLRPEPIPLDVVYEDDHMMALNKQADLIIHPARGVWTGTLVNGLLHYGKRWSHVNGERRPGILHRLDRHTTGIILVAKSDEAHWRLARQFERRTMQKTYRAIVHGIPQLKADVIDKPIGKDNTVRERQAIVSEKNGGKPATTTYQVEATLDAKSDDVTWSFGDHPNDRFHRQPPPGISLVKLMPKTGRTHQLRIHMASVLHPLVGDTMYGGQKAVQGDPDSGGWTFGRQALHAHGITFVHPISLKEMTLFAPLPADFRELWQHLGGDPAELPEG